A single region of the Gadus morhua chromosome 5, gadMor3.0, whole genome shotgun sequence genome encodes:
- the chrm5a gene encoding muscarinic acetylcholine receptor M5a, with translation MEPAVKILNATINESATGQPFHLVTHSLWEVITIATLSAIVSLITVVGNVLVMLSFKVNSQLKTVNNYYLLSLAAADLIIGVFSMNLYTSYILMGYWALGNLACDLWLALDYVASNASVMNLLVISFDRYFSITRPLTYRAKRTPKRAGVMIGLAWTVSLVLWAPPILCWQYFVGKRTVPEMQCQIQFFSEPVITFGTAIAAFYVPVSVMTILYCRIYKETEKRTKDLAELQGIHYSADPALAQPQKAIIRSCFSCKRSSKTQDRNQASWSSSSRSNAARAAAATATNNDDEWSKADQLTTFNSYASSEDEERPVSPVAFQPDFQDQAAHGGGAHRSVACSETERMSGGRGEEDSFFGTPPKSNPQKSKKCVSYKFKPVVKDAGGQQQQLQQQHGKNGDSKMFSSAESIAAPSTSAAAKPMDATLKSQITKRKRMVLIKERKAAQTLSAILLAFILTWTPYNIMVLISTFCSDCIPVPLWHLGYWLCYVNSTVNPMCYALCNKTFQKTFRMLLLCQWKKRVDEKLYWYGQNPVVTAKLT, from the coding sequence ATGGAGCCAGCAGTGAAAATACTGAACGCTACCATTAATGAGAGCGCCACTGGCCAGCCCTTCCACCTGGTCACGCACAGTCTGTGGGAGGTGATCACTATCGCCACCCTCTCCGCGATAGTGAGCCTCATCACTGTGGTTGGCAACGTGCTGGTGATGCTGTCCTTCAAAGTCAACAGCCAGCTCAAAACGGTGAACAACTACTACCTGCTGAGTCTGGCGGCGGCGGACCTAATCATCGGGGTGTTTTCCATGAACCTGTACACCTCTTATATCCTGATGGGCTACTGGGCTCTGGGCAACCTGGCCTGTGACCTGTGGTTAGCCCTGGACTACGTTGCCAGCAACGCCTCAGTCATGAACCTCCTGGTGATCAGCTTTGACAGGTACTTCTCCATCACCAGGCCCCTCACCTATAGGGCCAAACGGACGCCCAAGAGGGCCGGCGTCATGATAGGCTTAGCCTGGACGGTGTCCCTGGTTCTCTGGGCCCCGCCCATTCTCTGCTGGCAGTACTTTGTGGGCAAGCGGACCGTGCCGGAGATGCAGTGCCAGATCCAGTTCTTCTCGGAGCCTGTGATCACCTTCGGCACGGCCATCGCGGCGTTCTACGTCCCCGTGTCGGTGATGACCATCCTCTACTGCCGGATCTACAAGGAGACGGAGAAGAGGACCAAGGACCTGGCCGAGCTCCAGGGCATCCACTACTCTGCGGACCCGGCACTGGCGCAGCCCCAGAAGGCCATCATCAGGTCTTGCTTCAGCTGCAAGCGGAGCTCCAAGACCCAGGACAGGAACCAGGCGTCGTGGTCCTCATCCAGCCGCAGCAACGCGGCccgagccgccgccgccaccgccaccaacaACGACGACGAGTGGTCCAAGGCGGACCAGCTGACCACCTTCAACAGCTACGCCTCGTCCGAGGACGAGGAGAGGCCCGTGTCCCCGGTGGCCTTCCAGCCCGACTTCCAGGACCAGGCGGCCCACGGCGGGGGGGCCCACAGGAGTGTGGCATGCAGCGAGACGGAGCGGATGAGCGGGGGCCGCGGCGAGGAGGACAGCTTCTTCGGCACGCCGCCCAAGAGCAACCCGCAGAAGAGCAAGAAGTGCGTGTCGTACAAGTTCAAACCCGTAGTGAAGGACGCGggcgggcagcagcagcagctgcagcagcagcacggcaAGAACGGGGACAGCAAGATGTTCTCGTCGGCAGAGTCCATCGCCGCACCGTCCACGTCGGCGGCGGCCAAGCCCATGGACGCCACGCTGAAGAGCCAGATCACCAAGAGGAAGCGCATGGTGCTGATCAAGGAGAGGAAGGCGGCGCAGACGCTCAGCGCCATCCTGCTGGCCTTCATCCTCACGTGGACCCCGTACAACATCATGGTGCTTATCTCCACCTTCTGCTCCGACTGCATCCCTGTGCCCCTCTGGCACCTGGGTTACTGGCTGTGCTACGTCAACAGCACCGTCAACCCCATGTGCTACGCCCTCTGTAATAAGACCTTCCAGAAGACGTTCCGCATGCTGCTGCTGTGCCAGTGGAAGAAGAGGGTGGATGAGAAACTTTACTGGTACGGACAGAACCCTGTGGTGACCGCCAAACTCACATGA